A stretch of Anas acuta chromosome 3, bAnaAcu1.1, whole genome shotgun sequence DNA encodes these proteins:
- the ERLEC1 gene encoding endoplasmic reticulum lectin 1 — MRGCRPRALLCGLLAAAVAVAAGGGRALPHLSDDVPFRVNWPGTEFSLPTTGVLYKEDNYIIMTTVDKEKYKCILPLIASGNEEEEKDYKGPTPGELLEPLFKQSSCSYRIESYWTYEVCHGKHIRQYHEEKETGQKINIQEYYLGNMMMKNPLSEPDQEEKENPKDSAKEIPTKNIEGQMTPYYPVEMGNGTPCSLRQNLPRSSTVMYICHPEAKHEILSVAEVTTCEYEVVILTPLLCNHPKYRFRASPVNDIFCQSLPGSPLKPHNLEQLEKQQEMMKMPFRRVKEEEMHSTKEEKFSSIHKPVAVGSHQLLTVGTTHISKLTDDQLIKEFLSGSYCFHGGVGWWKYEFCYGKYVHQYHEDKESGKTSVVVGTWNKEEHIEWSKKNAARTYYLKEDGTQTVRMVSHFYGNGDVCDLTEKPRQVTVKLKCKESDSPHAVTIYMLEPHSCQYILGVESPVICKILDTADEHGLLSVPS, encoded by the exons ATGAGGGGCTGCCGGCCCCGGGCGCTGCTCTGCGGCCTCctggcggcggcggtggcggtggcggcggggggcggccgcgcCCTCCCGCACCTGAGCGACGACGTGCCCTTCAGGGTGAACTGGCCCGGCACCGAGTTCAGCCTG cctACAACTGGCGTCCTGTACAAAGAGGATAACTACATCATCATGACCACCGTGGataaagagaaatacaaatgcaTCCTTCCACTGATAGCCAGCGGCAATGAG gaagaagaaaaggactACAAAGGTCCTACGCCAGGAGAATTGTTGGAACCTCTTTTTAAGCAAAGTAGCTGTTCTTATAGA attgaGTCTTATTGGACTTACGAGGTCTGCCACGGAAAACACATCCGTCAATACCATGAGGAGAAGGAGACAGGACAG AAAATAAACATCCAAGAATACTATCTTGGGAATATGATGATGAAGAACCCATTATCAGAACCAG AtcaagaagagaaggaaaatccaAAAGACAGTGCAAAAGAG ATACCTACAAAAAATATAGAAGGGCAGATGACCCCGTACTATCCTGTAGAAATGGGAAACGGCACACCTTGTAGCTTGAGACAAAACCTACCCAGATCAAGTACAGTGATGTACATCTGTCATCCAGAAGCTAAGCATGAGATTCTTTCAGTAGCAGAAGTTACGACTTGTGAATATGAAGTGGTTATATTGACACCTCTGTTATGCAACCATCCTAAATATAG GTTCAGGGCTTCCCCTGTGAATGACATTTTTTGCCAGTCCCTGCCAGGATCCCCACTTAAACCTCATAATCTGGAACAGctggaaaaacagcaagaaatgaTGAAGATGCCTTTCAGAAGGGTTAAGGAG gaagaaatgcattcaacaaaagaagagaaattttcTTCCATTCATAAGCCTGTTGCTGTCGGCAGCCATCAACTATTAACTGTGGGAACAACCCACATCTCCAAATTGACTGATGACCAACTTATAAAGGAGTTTCTTAGTGGTTCTTACTGTTTCCATGGG GGCGTTGGTTGGTGGAAGTATGAATTCTGCTATGGCAAATACGTTCATCAGTATCATGAG GACAAGGAAAGTGGCAAGACTTCTGTGGTTGTGGGTACCTGGAACAAGGAGGAACACATTGAATGGTCCAAAAAGAATGCTGCCAGAACCTACTATCTTAAAGAAGATGGCACACAGACAGTTAG GATGGTGTCTCATTTCTATGGAAATGGAGATGTTTGCGACTTAACCGAGAAGCCAAGGCAGGTGACTGTGAAATTGAA atgtAAAGAGTCTGATTCACCTCATGCTGTAACCATATATATGTTAGAGCCTCATTCTTGCCAATACATCCTTGGG GTGgagtctccagtcatctgtaAAATTTTGGATACAGCTGATGAACACGGGCTCCTTTCAGTGCCCAGCTAA